A portion of the Leptospira noumeaensis genome contains these proteins:
- a CDS encoding DUF6272 family protein produces MSFVSFSTGNPKFTEKTNDPIFVEENRNKNQRLTSEETSLLEGKVLYHSHLSISLSAIDMTFYWKRCDVLSNFISQFYFHSYESKKLDNNAISTIINELVENAAKYSDKENSKIFLEIKDLGTHLRVEVKNRVTPWTKAIFENKINTIQSGNLEQLYFDALETRNHGSGNAGIGLLMLLKDYHLNLAYEFTKVDEFSFEVTMRVHIPTET; encoded by the coding sequence ATGTCCTTTGTCAGTTTTTCCACAGGTAATCCCAAATTCACAGAAAAAACAAACGATCCTATCTTCGTAGAAGAAAATAGAAACAAGAACCAGCGACTCACGAGTGAAGAAACATCGCTACTCGAAGGGAAAGTTTTGTATCATAGCCATCTCTCCATTTCTCTTTCTGCGATTGATATGACTTTTTATTGGAAACGTTGTGATGTTTTATCCAATTTTATTTCTCAATTTTATTTTCATTCTTATGAATCAAAAAAATTAGATAACAATGCCATTTCCACAATCATTAACGAACTCGTAGAAAATGCAGCGAAGTATTCTGATAAAGAAAATAGTAAAATTTTTCTAGAAATAAAAGACTTAGGAACTCATCTACGTGTGGAAGTAAAAAACCGAGTGACTCCTTGGACAAAAGCAATTTTTGAAAATAAAATTAATACAATCCAATCGGGGAACTTAGAACAGTTGTATTTTGATGCACTTGAAACAAGAAACCATGGATCCGGGAATGCAGGGATTGGACTACTAATGTTACTCAAAGATTACCATTTGAATTTAGCTTATGAGTTTACCAAAGTGGATGAATTTAGTTTTGAAGTGACGATGAGAGTCCATATCCCAACTGAAACCTAA
- a CDS encoding helix-turn-helix domain-containing protein, giving the protein MFSFFETHHESLNFFLLFSSLLAFLYAIGEFFSYHKNRKQVLLGIIFLGTAYQLLNFYLISSGKMKWFYLLFRTDLPVVACLGVLLDEYFLTVLEGKFRSFRRLSYRIVPLVVLFVSILIWNFWNKTYYLESENSGLNPFLNRPLVLVLPTILIYIWCMLRIFRRISKQIRWSTFRTNYTLKIGILIVGFCLALSLNGLKTLVTGGQTAHLLSGIAIGIFLCFLYVLRQSFPDFFLEVRKIVEDEKKAKISQISKLDHTELRNKLQDLFEKEKIYREEKLSLRELSERMDLSSHQLSEFLNTEIKQSFYQYTNFYRVNEAKEKIEKEPDRSLLAIAYDVGFGSKSTFNEAFKKETGTTPREYREKNLKKHPVRSSRS; this is encoded by the coding sequence ATGTTTTCTTTTTTTGAAACTCACCATGAATCATTAAACTTCTTTCTTTTGTTTTCCTCCTTACTTGCCTTTCTTTATGCGATTGGGGAATTTTTCAGTTATCATAAAAATAGAAAACAAGTTCTACTTGGGATTATTTTTTTAGGAACTGCCTACCAATTATTAAATTTTTACCTAATTTCTTCTGGGAAAATGAAGTGGTTTTATCTCCTTTTCCGCACTGATTTACCTGTGGTTGCCTGCCTCGGGGTTTTACTTGATGAATACTTTCTTACTGTTTTAGAAGGGAAATTTCGTTCTTTCCGTAGGTTATCCTACCGCATTGTTCCTCTAGTTGTTTTATTTGTATCCATACTGATTTGGAATTTTTGGAACAAAACATATTATTTAGAAAGTGAAAATAGTGGTTTAAATCCATTCTTAAATAGGCCTTTGGTTCTTGTTTTGCCTACCATTTTGATTTATATCTGGTGTATGCTTCGGATTTTTAGAAGGATATCCAAACAAATTCGTTGGAGTACCTTTCGTACAAACTATACCTTAAAGATTGGAATTTTGATCGTTGGGTTTTGTTTGGCTTTGTCCTTAAATGGATTAAAAACTTTGGTCACAGGGGGCCAAACGGCCCACCTATTGTCAGGAATTGCCATTGGAATATTTTTATGTTTTTTATATGTACTCAGACAGAGTTTCCCAGACTTCTTTTTGGAAGTTCGAAAGATTGTAGAAGATGAGAAAAAAGCAAAAATCTCACAAATTTCGAAACTAGATCATACAGAGTTGAGGAACAAACTCCAAGATTTATTCGAAAAAGAAAAGATTTACCGGGAAGAAAAACTAAGCCTTCGAGAACTTTCCGAAAGGATGGACTTAAGTTCCCACCAACTTTCTGAATTTTTAAATACAGAAATAAAACAAAGTTTTTATCAATACACAAATTTCTACCGTGTGAACGAAGCGAAAGAAAAAATCGAAAAAGAACCGGATAGATCCCTCCTTGCCATTGCTTATGATGTGGGTTTTGGTTCTAAATCTACGTTCAATGAAGCCTTCAAAAAGGAAACAGGAACCACTCCTAGAGAATATAGAGAAAAAAACCTGAAAAAACATCCAGTTCGATCCAGTCGGTCGTAG
- a CDS encoding cyclic nucleotide-binding domain-containing protein, with the protein MPLDTSKNNQKIPVNPGEVLFIGGKASTSMNILHEGSVRVETTLGDTSIVLYSLEGANLTPGIFALLEGTPYPYTIRAKTSCVISTYVMNQPNAKKTLTSKVSVGVMAVRTLLKEIGELYKRVISIKGLSAKFEQTMDNLGAVYYILNPSIFSDVSPGALITRDENIIDPVMKLIRNNLAGFQEHGGMLPDKPSVTFLEEDHGEFFERNYSEAVEWNDAEFHFIRKILSVNPKISQALFEADPTLLQSAAESYVKTYRELFEILNKETFELSEMLNSMFAGENSLIEKFNLTLDLFNTGYSTIPSTVLLPVTEWALKKSKSLLEEYKQIFGSPFASVGNSLDKLETKQTELTNKYSHELSAQKNKEELSAQGNGTIHAGIDTQALKVELLNSASQILNYSQADPESVKEFSTLMVKLKSFKNPLDPEPDNRKIRRTIAKTYWDVYKKSFTKWLQAGKQAPKAVELMLRYGYFDETLLDEGHIVELVGRLHQGGGNPSAPIHYGTDWLERIYSREAPTSVDELGQTFFEKLKMELKDSGIKSEKDIPPDYDTGEARLGSEISSMYEPNVRLTSGNIASHFPILTKYHITIPLEKCFVSKEDVEKALQYILSVDYTAFNREVIYRNEDIGIKNEFIQRSIIPDFILVPSIGPKIMMWQDLSIFRGAGSKESRGRICIPHFVTGDLKTFMLEAIAAFRWELCKNILGPDWNNVGIPSITADYTDYVQFYKKSKDLSPELKEKISSEFKRFRTDRDKFAYDYSMWIRYEAEGVQRVNRVVRSIFYRHIPFHKNIREKVSSQPAYSELHNRFKNIRTRQHKEFENKYKKYMDASGNLPKELYENLTFYEV; encoded by the coding sequence ATGCCTCTAGATACCAGTAAAAATAACCAAAAGATCCCAGTCAATCCAGGTGAAGTCCTTTTCATCGGAGGCAAAGCCTCGACTTCCATGAACATCCTACACGAAGGATCGGTTCGAGTGGAAACCACTTTGGGTGATACAAGCATCGTACTCTATAGTTTAGAAGGGGCAAACCTCACACCAGGTATCTTTGCGCTTTTAGAAGGAACGCCCTATCCATATACCATCCGAGCTAAAACTTCTTGTGTCATTTCAACCTATGTAATGAACCAACCCAATGCCAAAAAAACTCTGACTTCTAAAGTTTCTGTGGGAGTGATGGCAGTAAGAACTCTACTCAAAGAAATTGGTGAACTTTACAAACGAGTCATTTCGATCAAAGGTCTTTCTGCAAAGTTTGAACAAACTATGGACAACTTGGGTGCGGTGTATTATATTCTAAACCCTTCCATCTTTTCCGATGTAAGTCCGGGAGCCCTCATCACTCGTGATGAAAATATCATTGATCCAGTGATGAAACTCATCCGAAACAACTTGGCCGGGTTCCAAGAACACGGGGGGATGTTACCAGACAAACCAAGTGTAACCTTTTTAGAGGAAGACCATGGTGAGTTTTTTGAAAGGAACTATAGCGAAGCAGTAGAATGGAACGATGCAGAGTTTCATTTCATTCGCAAAATTCTTTCCGTGAATCCAAAAATTTCACAGGCTTTGTTTGAAGCAGATCCTACTCTTTTACAAAGTGCAGCAGAAAGTTATGTAAAAACCTATCGCGAGTTATTTGAAATTCTAAATAAAGAAACATTCGAACTTTCCGAAATGTTGAATTCAATGTTTGCTGGAGAAAACTCTCTCATTGAAAAATTCAATTTAACTTTGGATTTATTCAACACGGGATACTCTACCATTCCTTCTACAGTTTTATTACCTGTAACAGAATGGGCTCTCAAAAAATCAAAGTCCTTACTCGAAGAGTATAAACAAATTTTTGGATCTCCTTTTGCTTCTGTAGGAAACAGTTTAGACAAATTAGAAACCAAACAAACTGAATTAACAAATAAATACAGCCACGAACTATCTGCACAAAAAAACAAAGAGGAACTGTCGGCACAAGGGAACGGAACCATCCATGCAGGGATCGATACCCAAGCTCTCAAGGTGGAACTATTAAACTCCGCCAGTCAAATTCTAAACTACTCACAAGCAGATCCAGAATCAGTAAAAGAGTTTTCCACTCTTATGGTAAAACTCAAATCCTTTAAAAACCCATTGGATCCAGAACCAGACAATCGGAAAATTAGAAGGACAATTGCAAAAACGTATTGGGACGTTTATAAAAAATCTTTTACCAAATGGTTACAGGCGGGCAAACAGGCCCCGAAAGCCGTTGAACTTATGTTACGTTATGGATACTTTGACGAAACCCTTTTGGATGAGGGTCATATCGTAGAACTGGTTGGCCGTTTGCACCAAGGTGGTGGAAATCCTAGCGCCCCAATCCATTACGGAACCGATTGGTTAGAAAGAATTTATTCGCGCGAAGCCCCAACTTCTGTGGATGAACTCGGGCAAACGTTTTTCGAAAAACTAAAAATGGAGTTAAAAGATTCAGGCATTAAATCAGAAAAAGACATCCCACCTGATTATGATACAGGAGAGGCAAGACTTGGATCTGAAATTTCATCCATGTATGAACCAAACGTACGTTTGACGTCTGGTAATATTGCCAGCCACTTCCCAATTTTGACTAAATACCATATCACCATTCCTTTGGAAAAATGTTTTGTTTCCAAAGAAGATGTGGAAAAGGCCCTCCAATACATCTTAAGCGTAGACTACACCGCTTTCAATAGAGAAGTCATTTATAGAAACGAAGACATTGGAATCAAAAACGAATTCATCCAAAGATCCATCATTCCGGATTTTATCTTAGTTCCGTCAATCGGACCCAAAATCATGATGTGGCAGGATCTTTCCATTTTCCGTGGAGCTGGTTCTAAGGAATCCAGGGGTCGTATTTGTATTCCTCACTTTGTCACTGGAGACTTAAAAACATTTATGTTAGAAGCCATTGCGGCATTCCGTTGGGAACTTTGTAAAAATATTCTTGGTCCAGACTGGAACAACGTGGGGATTCCTTCCATCACAGCAGATTACACGGATTATGTGCAGTTCTACAAAAAAAGTAAGGATCTTTCTCCAGAACTCAAAGAGAAAATTTCTTCTGAATTCAAACGATTCCGTACTGACCGCGACAAATTTGCTTACGATTATTCCATGTGGATTCGGTATGAAGCGGAAGGAGTGCAGCGGGTCAACCGAGTGGTCAGGTCCATCTTCTACCGCCATATCCCTTTCCACAAAAATATCAGAGAAAAGGTGAGCTCCCAACCTGCTTATTCTGAACTACACAACCGCTTCAAAAACATTCGCACACGCCAACATAAGGAATTTGAAAACAAATACAAAAAGTATATGGATGCTAGCGGGAACCTACCCAAAGAACTCTACGAGAATTTAACTTTTTACGAAGTTTAA
- the aroA gene encoding 3-phosphoshikimate 1-carboxyvinyltransferase, whose translation MLKPQTKLSAKKEIYVPGDKSISHRSVLFSALSQGKSEIHGFLEGEDPLHTLKCFVSLGLSVESIGKGSYSVQSPGKRNLKSPSQVLDFGNAGTGIRLSAGLLAGLPGLTATLTGDVSLCKRPMARIMNPLREMGAEIVSVAGNDRAPLLVTGKQLNDYSYTSPIASAQIKSALVLAALASEISIEYKESEVSRDHTENMIRFLGGNIQHHSPVHFTVKPPYHFEGAKFVIPGDISSAAFYIVFGLCAGGTEPLLIRNIGLNPSRVGIITVLRNMGGNIEVTAKRQECGEEIGDLLVYPSKLKRSVITEDLIPSIIDEIPILTIAGLFSEGGFQISHAEELRAKESDRILSMVSNLERLGVTVNESKDGYEFGEVKEIKSTAIETFMDHRIAMSFAILSKLSGVELTFDDTSWVDTSFPGFFDILKSF comes from the coding sequence ATGTTGAAGCCCCAAACCAAATTAAGTGCCAAAAAAGAAATTTATGTCCCAGGAGATAAGTCCATCTCGCATCGGTCGGTACTCTTTAGTGCACTCTCCCAAGGAAAATCCGAAATTCATGGTTTTTTAGAAGGGGAAGATCCGCTTCATACCTTAAAATGTTTTGTCAGTTTAGGACTTTCAGTCGAATCCATTGGCAAAGGGAGTTATTCCGTTCAAAGTCCAGGGAAAAGGAACTTAAAATCTCCCTCGCAAGTTCTGGACTTTGGAAATGCGGGTACGGGAATTCGGCTTTCCGCAGGCCTTCTTGCTGGACTTCCCGGTCTTACCGCCACTTTGACTGGCGATGTTTCCCTTTGCAAACGACCTATGGCAAGGATTATGAATCCCCTTCGGGAAATGGGAGCCGAAATTGTTTCTGTGGCAGGGAATGATAGGGCACCTTTGCTTGTGACGGGAAAACAACTAAACGATTATTCTTATACAAGTCCAATTGCTTCGGCCCAAATCAAAAGTGCTCTCGTACTTGCGGCCCTTGCTTCGGAGATTTCCATTGAGTACAAAGAATCTGAAGTTTCCCGCGACCATACGGAAAATATGATTCGGTTTCTCGGTGGAAATATTCAGCACCATTCACCGGTTCATTTTACTGTAAAACCACCTTATCATTTTGAAGGGGCTAAGTTTGTGATTCCCGGAGATATCTCGAGTGCTGCCTTTTATATTGTTTTTGGACTTTGTGCCGGAGGGACGGAACCTCTTCTCATCCGTAATATTGGACTCAATCCTTCCCGAGTGGGAATCATCACAGTACTCAGAAATATGGGTGGCAATATTGAAGTGACCGCCAAACGACAAGAATGCGGGGAAGAGATCGGAGATTTACTTGTTTATCCTTCCAAACTAAAGCGCTCTGTGATCACAGAAGATTTGATTCCTTCCATCATCGATGAAATTCCGATCCTAACCATAGCTGGACTTTTTTCTGAAGGAGGATTTCAAATCTCTCATGCAGAAGAACTTCGTGCGAAAGAATCGGATCGCATTTTGTCTATGGTATCCAACCTCGAAAGATTAGGTGTCACCGTGAACGAATCCAAAGATGGATACGAATTCGGTGAAGTAAAAGAAATTAAATCCACTGCGATTGAAACTTTTATGGATCACCGAATTGCTATGAGTTTTGCTATCCTTTCTAAGTTATCAGGCGTTGAACTTACGTTTGATGACACAAGTTGGGTAGACACAAGTTTCCCAGGGTTTTTTGATATCTTAAAGTCATTTTAA
- a CDS encoding histidine kinase dimerization/phosphoacceptor domain -containing protein — MKLRNRNLDPERIADFECFRSGILELIVGNAPLTKVLNEIVFGIETLNPRMICTVILIENSKIKMGASPSLPKIYNEAIDGVTIGPEVGSCGTAAYTGKRVIVEDISKSPLWKNYKDIALSVGLYSCWSEPIRSHKNEVIGTFAIYHKEILGPSEFDIFIITETADLVSIAIEKSIVSERLTESEGRFRNFFEKNSSVMLIIEPHTGEIINANQAAVAYYGYPHEVLTKMKIDEINILPAEQVKEERMRALAEERSYFSFPHKLANGTTKQVEVYSTPIETNNRHLLFSIVHDVTERKTAEAKVKSLLSEKELILREVHHRIKNNMTILYNLLDLQAGSQTNVDVKNSLKDATSRIKTMSLLYDKLYSGKGIRELPLDEYLIPLAEQVISLFPFPVKLNTEITKQELSADQLQAIGIITNELLTNSLKYAREPNKDLIITIKTWIEGQNFQILISDNGRGFDLKKVNPENLGFGLTLVTMLVQQIQGTVSFQGNQGAKCQFNFPISKPHP; from the coding sequence GTGAAACTAAGAAATCGCAATCTAGATCCTGAACGCATTGCCGACTTCGAATGTTTCCGAAGTGGGATCCTAGAACTCATCGTAGGAAACGCTCCTCTCACCAAAGTCTTAAATGAAATTGTATTTGGGATTGAAACTCTAAATCCCAGAATGATCTGCACTGTCATTCTTATCGAAAATTCAAAAATAAAAATGGGAGCTTCTCCCTCACTTCCTAAAATTTACAATGAGGCCATTGATGGTGTTACCATTGGACCCGAAGTTGGTTCTTGTGGGACAGCGGCTTACACAGGCAAACGAGTCATTGTAGAAGACATTAGCAAAAGCCCCTTGTGGAAAAATTATAAAGACATAGCTCTCAGTGTGGGCCTTTATTCTTGTTGGTCGGAACCCATTCGTTCGCATAAAAACGAAGTCATTGGCACCTTCGCCATTTATCATAAAGAAATTTTAGGCCCAAGTGAGTTTGATATCTTTATCATTACGGAAACGGCAGACCTTGTGAGTATTGCCATTGAAAAATCGATTGTATCGGAAAGGTTAACGGAAAGCGAAGGAAGGTTTCGTAATTTTTTTGAAAAAAATTCTTCCGTAATGCTCATCATCGAACCACATACAGGTGAAATCATCAATGCCAACCAAGCTGCAGTGGCATACTACGGTTACCCTCATGAAGTTCTGACCAAGATGAAAATTGATGAGATAAACATTTTACCGGCAGAACAAGTCAAAGAAGAAAGAATGCGTGCCCTTGCCGAAGAAAGAAGTTATTTTTCTTTTCCACACAAACTGGCAAATGGAACCACCAAACAAGTAGAAGTTTATTCCACTCCGATTGAAACAAACAACCGCCATCTTCTTTTTTCCATCGTTCATGATGTCACAGAAAGGAAAACTGCCGAAGCAAAGGTAAAATCCCTACTTTCTGAAAAAGAATTAATTTTAAGAGAAGTCCACCACCGAATCAAAAACAATATGACGATCCTCTACAATCTCCTCGATTTGCAAGCAGGGTCACAAACAAATGTAGATGTAAAAAACTCTCTTAAGGATGCCACAAGTCGGATCAAAACCATGTCTCTTTTGTATGACAAACTGTATTCCGGCAAAGGCATCCGAGAATTACCGTTAGACGAATACTTAATTCCTCTTGCGGAACAAGTGATCTCCCTATTTCCTTTTCCTGTAAAACTAAATACAGAAATCACCAAACAAGAATTATCCGCAGATCAACTACAGGCGATTGGGATCATTACCAACGAACTTCTCACAAATAGTTTGAAATATGCGAGAGAACCAAACAAAGATTTAATCATTACCATCAAAACATGGATCGAAGGCCAAAACTTCCAAATACTCATTAGTGACAACGGAAGAGGTTTTGACCTAAAAAAGGTTAACCCAGAAAACCTGGGTTTTGGACTTACTTTAGTGACGATGCTTGTTCAACAAATCCAAGGAACGGTTAGTTTCCAAGGGAATCAAGGTGCCAAATGCCAATTCAATTTCCCTATCAGTAAACCCCATCCTTAA
- the dxs gene encoding 1-deoxy-D-xylulose-5-phosphate synthase, with protein sequence MPSYPYLDKIQLPEDLRKINEEDLPKVCHDLREYIIDTLSDVGGHFASNLGVVELTVALHYVFQTPTDKIIWDVGHQTYPHKILTGRKKELPTVRKWQGLSGFPKREESEYDLYNTGHAGTSISQALGEACARDLLGKDYKVAAVIGDASIATGMALEAMNHGGHIKPNMLVILNDNYMSISKNVGSISNYLNRIISSQVYNKGKTAFYSFLKWIPLIGPALQALAHNMETSFKHFMMRPGGLFEDLGFTYFGPIDGHDVNRVVHMLQNLSKIQGPILLHVLTQKGKGYKPAEADPIKYHGVTPFNKESGKMASSDSNKISLSKIVGKTLTDLTDKDKRIAVITPAMIEGSGLREYQETYPAHTFDVGIAEQHSVAFAGAMTSGGAIPYMCIYSTFLTRAMDQLVEDVSLMNLPVRFVIDRAGIVGPDGETHQGLSDLGYLAGLPNMDIIVPSSAQDIIDSLHFMKDYTEHPIAIRFPKDNGDLRELKFDSPQVVKKAKSRLVTEGKDLLILSVGFMLPIATAVAEILKGKGISVSVVDLFWLRPYDTDLVHEQIQKNQRFVILDESYVHAGASGFLLNEIPSDYLSKFLKTFALPPEPIHHGERNQILNHYKLTASQIAEELTLSLKK encoded by the coding sequence ATGCCATCATATCCCTATCTCGACAAAATCCAATTACCGGAAGATCTTAGAAAGATAAACGAAGAGGATCTCCCGAAGGTTTGCCATGACCTTCGGGAATACATCATCGACACCCTCTCTGACGTGGGAGGGCACTTCGCTAGTAACCTTGGCGTTGTGGAACTCACTGTAGCTCTCCATTATGTGTTCCAAACACCCACTGACAAAATCATCTGGGACGTAGGCCACCAAACCTATCCTCATAAAATTCTCACAGGTCGAAAGAAAGAACTTCCTACCGTTCGTAAGTGGCAAGGCTTATCCGGTTTTCCGAAACGAGAAGAATCAGAATACGATTTGTACAACACTGGTCATGCGGGAACATCTATCTCCCAAGCTCTGGGTGAGGCTTGTGCTCGAGACCTGCTAGGCAAAGATTACAAAGTTGCCGCAGTGATTGGAGACGCATCGATTGCCACAGGAATGGCACTCGAAGCCATGAACCATGGCGGACATATCAAACCAAATATGTTGGTCATTTTGAATGATAACTACATGTCGATTTCCAAAAACGTGGGTTCCATCTCAAATTATCTGAATCGTATCATCTCTTCCCAGGTTTATAACAAAGGGAAAACGGCATTTTATAGTTTTTTAAAATGGATTCCTCTCATTGGGCCCGCCTTACAAGCGCTTGCTCATAATATGGAAACTTCTTTTAAACATTTTATGATGCGTCCAGGTGGCCTTTTTGAAGATTTGGGTTTTACATATTTTGGACCCATTGACGGCCATGATGTGAACCGTGTGGTTCATATGTTACAAAACCTTTCCAAAATCCAAGGTCCTATCCTTTTGCACGTGTTAACACAAAAAGGAAAAGGTTATAAACCAGCAGAAGCCGATCCCATCAAATACCATGGTGTCACACCGTTTAACAAAGAGTCGGGGAAGATGGCATCCTCTGATTCCAATAAAATCAGCCTTTCTAAAATTGTTGGAAAAACACTTACCGACCTAACAGACAAAGACAAACGAATTGCTGTCATCACCCCTGCGATGATTGAAGGGTCGGGACTACGGGAATACCAAGAAACATATCCCGCTCATACCTTTGATGTGGGAATCGCAGAACAACATTCGGTTGCCTTTGCCGGTGCCATGACGAGTGGCGGTGCCATTCCTTATATGTGTATTTATTCCACATTTCTCACAAGGGCTATGGATCAACTTGTGGAAGATGTTTCGCTTATGAATTTGCCAGTTCGGTTTGTGATTGATCGTGCTGGAATTGTTGGCCCGGACGGGGAAACCCACCAAGGTCTTTCTGATCTTGGGTATTTGGCTGGGCTTCCCAATATGGACATCATTGTTCCAAGCTCTGCACAGGATATCATTGATAGCCTTCATTTTATGAAGGATTATACGGAACATCCGATTGCCATTCGGTTTCCAAAAGATAACGGCGACTTACGTGAGTTAAAGTTTGACTCACCCCAAGTTGTTAAAAAGGCAAAAAGTAGGTTAGTGACCGAAGGAAAAGATTTACTCATTCTTTCCGTGGGATTTATGTTGCCAATCGCAACTGCTGTCGCTGAGATTTTGAAAGGAAAAGGGATTTCTGTTTCTGTTGTAGATCTTTTTTGGTTACGACCTTATGATACGGATTTGGTTCACGAACAGATTCAAAAAAACCAAAGGTTTGTGATTTTGGATGAAAGTTATGTCCATGCGGGTGCCTCGGGATTTTTATTGAATGAAATCCCTTCCGACTACTTGAGCAAATTTTTAAAGACCTTTGCACTGCCACCGGAACCCATCCATCACGGGGAAAGAAACCAGATTTTAAACCATTACAAACTGACGGCTTCGCAAATCGCAGAAGAACTCACTTTGTCTTTGAAAAAATAA
- a CDS encoding NAD(P)/FAD-dependent oxidoreductase, whose amino-acid sequence MKSLQKADVTIIGGSFSGLSASLSLVRSLRKIIVIDSERPCNKTTPASHNFITHDGESPALIRSKAIEDLKGYPTFKLELGEVTSVQKMETGFLVKGNGFQEIQTGKIIFATGLKDILPEIPGFSESWGKSVIHCPYCHGYEFVGNKTGLWMNETGVYEHSKFLKHWSKELTVYTNGPIQFSKEEQVQLEKEGISIVTEIVKALIHNEGQISAIQLESGKEISIEALYTRIPIVQHSKLPEELGCKLLPSGHLEVSNFYETNVPGVYAVGDMASMFRSVAHAVHSGNIAGAMLNRSMILS is encoded by the coding sequence ATGAAATCCCTTCAAAAAGCCGACGTCACCATCATTGGTGGTAGTTTTTCTGGTCTCTCCGCCTCACTCTCTCTTGTAAGATCCTTACGAAAAATCATAGTCATCGATTCCGAAAGGCCCTGTAACAAAACCACACCGGCCTCCCATAACTTCATCACCCATGATGGAGAATCTCCCGCACTCATTCGTTCAAAAGCTATAGAAGATTTAAAAGGTTATCCAACTTTTAAACTCGAGTTAGGTGAAGTAACTTCTGTGCAAAAAATGGAAACCGGATTTTTAGTCAAAGGGAATGGATTTCAAGAAATCCAAACGGGGAAAATTATTTTTGCAACGGGACTAAAGGATATCTTACCTGAGATTCCTGGTTTTAGCGAGTCCTGGGGAAAATCGGTCATCCATTGCCCTTATTGCCACGGATATGAATTTGTTGGAAACAAAACAGGACTCTGGATGAACGAAACGGGTGTATACGAACATTCTAAATTTCTAAAGCACTGGTCAAAGGAACTGACCGTCTATACGAATGGCCCTATCCAATTTTCAAAAGAAGAACAAGTCCAATTAGAAAAAGAAGGGATTTCGATTGTTACGGAAATTGTAAAAGCCCTGATTCATAACGAAGGCCAAATTTCTGCGATCCAACTAGAATCCGGTAAGGAGATTTCGATCGAGGCCCTGTACACAAGAATACCGATTGTACAACATTCTAAGTTACCAGAAGAATTGGGTTGTAAACTCCTTCCCAGTGGCCATCTAGAAGTTTCCAATTTTTATGAAACAAATGTTCCAGGTGTTTATGCGGTTGGTGATATGGCTTCGATGTTTCGTTCGGTGGCACACGCAGTCCACTCTGGAAATATTGCAGGTGCTATGCTCAACCGGTCGATGATTTTGTCTTAA
- a CDS encoding tetratricopeptide repeat protein has product MSSSSFQLSLDLAKDHFKVGDLDRAEFHLRSSLELEESEEAYFYLGLVQNALGQWSDALASYYKAVSLNHEYGNPCNEIGVLLLRMGNDKEAVYWLKKSVRCERNDAPHISYFNLATLYKLWNRPERSLQYLHKALTLKKDFSEANDLWRELKSDEEAPSN; this is encoded by the coding sequence TTGTCTTCTAGTTCTTTCCAACTTTCCTTAGATTTAGCAAAAGACCATTTCAAAGTCGGTGACTTAGACCGAGCCGAATTCCACCTTCGTTCCAGTTTGGAATTGGAAGAATCCGAAGAGGCCTATTTTTATTTAGGTTTGGTTCAAAACGCTCTTGGCCAATGGAGTGATGCACTTGCTTCTTATTACAAAGCCGTAAGCCTAAATCACGAATATGGCAACCCTTGTAATGAAATTGGTGTTCTTTTGCTAAGAATGGGGAACGATAAAGAAGCAGTTTACTGGCTAAAAAAATCCGTTCGTTGTGAACGTAATGATGCCCCTCATATTTCTTATTTTAATCTAGCAACTTTGTATAAGTTATGGAATCGGCCAGAAAGATCCTTACAATACCTTCACAAAGCACTGACTTTAAAAAAAGATTTTTCAGAAGCAAATGATCTTTGGCGGGAATTAAAATCTGACGAAGAAGCTCCTTCGAATTAA